The genomic segment CGGCTCGATGGGGCGGAAGTGCGTGCGCGCGGCGGTGAGCAGGTCCTCGCGGGGGGGCGGTGCGGGGACAGGGGGTGCGGGGGCGGGGGCTGCGGGCGGCggggggcgcgggcggcggggcaCCACCTCCGCGAAGCCGCTGCGCTCGCGGCTGTGGTTGATGGCAGCGAAGGAGCGCATGGTGTCGGCGACGGCGGCGAGGGCGTCGTCGAGGCGGCCGTCGGCGAGCGCGAACTCGAGCGCGCGAGGCTCGTCCTCGATGTTGAGGGGGCGCAGGCGCGCGGGCAGGTCGCCGGGGGACTCCGCCCGCACCCCGCCCGCGTCCGCGGCCCAGATGCTTTCAGCGAGTAGGAGGCCGGTGTTCTCGGCGGCCGGGTCGGCGAACAGGCGGTCGGAGGGGGATGACAGCAGGTCCTGGAAGTCGATGGGAAGCTCCTGGTACTCGTCGTCGGGCGTGTTCTGCTGGTTGGTCCATATCGCCTCGATGCTGCTGTCGAACTTAGCTTCGAATTTAGCATACTGCTCTACCTCCAGCGGACTGCGGACTCGGGGGATCAGATCTTCTGTGAGAGCGCCCCACTCGGTGTCGAGGTCGAGGCCGTCGTCGAAATCCGGCACCATGTTTTCGTCGTTTACGCGCTTTACctgattaatttctttaacctcCTCGGTGACGGTGTTTTCGCATGTCCCGTAGCCCTCGTCTAGTGCAATAGCTCTTATGAATTCTTTTACAGGATCTTGAGCTTCCATGTCCCACACTCCCTCGTGCGTCATCCACTCAGGTAAATTCTCCTTGCTCTCGAGGGTCCTCCTGTAGCTATTGAAACGTTTTCGATTCTTTTTTTGGCTGTGGCATGAGTTGCGACGCTCCCTTCCGgacgaatattttttatttttagaattccaATCTTTCGGTGCCGAGATTTCACTTTGCATCTTGACCTTGGTTTCTGGAGCGGTTTTTCGACACCAGGCCGGTGGCGGCAAGTAGTACTGCAATGGCGACTCTTGTCCTTTCTTCAGAGCCGGGAATGCAGCATAATATCTACGCACAGCCTCTGTTTGTTCAATAGAACAACTTGGCATTCCTGTCAGTGGTGCGTCCTCCCGGTCTTTGATATTTTGAAGTCTTGTGCACAGCTGTCCGACGATGTTGTCTGAATTAGACTCCTGTAATGTGATCACATACAACATTATAAATATTGCTTTCTATGTTTACTGACAAAAATAACACAAAAGGGCAGACAAAGGCATCCAAatcttatttaaaacaaaacaagaaTCTACAtcaatgttatacatataaataatgtgggaaataatattttctcatTCACAAGGCTCTTTTTTATGAAGGTATAATTATGCAAATAAATGGTGACAGCATTAAACAATGGTAcagaaatatgtaaaataataggAACATCATGTAAAACTAGTGCTTCTCACAGGCAACAtctatgtaaatatatttatagggTCTAAAATAATTGGCCTAAAACAGCTAAATAAAGGACTACAGAATTTATAAGTACCCAACCACGGTTTGTAAGTTGTTAGTGACAAATAATAG from the Aricia agestis chromosome 14, ilAriAges1.1, whole genome shotgun sequence genome contains:
- the LOC121734010 gene encoding uncharacterized protein LOC121734010, with amino-acid sequence MQYPMMGRDGNSGHVNKKMVKTVNGTKNPLRKESNSDNIVGQLCTRLQNIKDREDAPLTGMPSCSIEQTEAVRRYYAAFPALKKGQESPLQYYLPPPAWCRKTAPETKVKMQSEISAPKDWNSKNKKYSSGRERRNSCHSQKKNRKRFNSYRRTLESKENLPEWMTHEGVWDMEAQDPVKEFIRAIALDEGYGTCENTVTEEVKEINQVKRVNDENMVPDFDDGLDLDTEWGALTEDLIPRVRSPLEVEQYAKFEAKFDSSIEAIWTNQQNTPDDEYQELPIDFQDLLSSPSDRLFADPAAENTGLLLAESIWAADAGGVRAESPGDLPARLRPLNIEDEPRALEFALADGRLDDALAAVADTMRSFAAINHSRERSGFAEVVPRRPRPPPPAAPAPAPPVPAPPPREDLLTAARTHFRPIEPARDAEPARYRDGATFAVRADLDPVEFVRSESGGAYRADTRERYLEYRTRTIDYGRLALTAEQRCPDLDDPALRLRFPVRQRDAAAQTDEPGTRTDEPGGAAKKMRPGGDDIWGAAPPCACAAPPAVRDDDELSRDWEELLAAIGAAHALCASEAEADAAAGADRKRRHSAALRCAAPARCPRPHARFLRCSHRPLTR